In Zea mays cultivar B73 chromosome 7, Zm-B73-REFERENCE-NAM-5.0, whole genome shotgun sequence, the following proteins share a genomic window:
- the LOC100276373 gene encoding uncharacterized protein LOC100276373, with the protein MEWRDSFLDLALIPLSLLLPMAYHAWLWREVRLRPLRTAVGINAATRRLWAIGMMKDNAKNAVTVVQSVRNVIMGSTLMATTAILFCTGVAAVLSSTYTIKKPLSDTVFGAHGEYMMALKYVALMLLFLLAFLCHSLAICFLNQASFLINTSACLFSSSADSDAAVLGLPLPPTRDYIGDVLERGFTLNLVGNRLFYAGVPLLLWIFGPLLAFLSSMVMVPILYSLDVVNLMGHSGCVVVSGKSAEMNGGSECARAV; encoded by the exons ATGGAGTGGAGGGACAGCTTCTTGGACCTGGCGCTCATCCCGCTCAGCCTGCTCCTCCCCATGGCGTACCACGCCTGGCTGTGGCGCGAGGTCCGCCTCCGCCCGCTGCGCACGGCCGTCGGCATCAACGCCGCCACGCGCCGCCTCTGGGCCATCGGCATGATGAAG GACAACGCCAAGAACGCGGTGACGGTGGTGCAGTCGGTGCGGAACGTCATCATGGGGTCGACGCTGATGGCCACGACGGCGATCCTCTTCTGCACGGGCGTGGCGGCGGTGCTGAGCAGCACCTACACCATCAAGAAGCCGCTCAGCGACACCGTGTTCGGCGCGCACGGCGAGTACATGATGGCGCTCAAGTACGTGGCGCTCATGCTGCTCTTCCTCCTCGCCTTCCTCTGCCACTCCCTCGCCATCTGCTTCCTCAACCAGGCCAGCTTCCTCATCAACACCTCGGCCTGCCTCTTCTCCTCCTCCGCCGACTCCGACGCCGCCGTCCTCGGCCTCCCGCTGCCGCCCACCAGGGACTACATCGGCGACGTCCTGGAGCGCGGCTTCACCCTCAACCTCGTCGGCAACAGGCTCTTCTACGCCGGGGTGCCCCTCCTGCTCTGGATCTTCGGCCCGCTCCTCGCCTTCCTGTCCTCCATGGTCATGGTCCCCATACTCTACAGCCTCGACGTCGTCAACCTCATGGGCCACAGCGGATGCGTCGTCGTCAGCGGCAAATCTGCGGAGATGAACGGCGGGAGCGAGTGCGCGCGTGCCGTCTGA